In Geminocystis sp. NIES-3709, a single genomic region encodes these proteins:
- a CDS encoding HEAT repeat domain-containing protein gives MNTPISITPEIVITEGRTAIANLNQKEDLGLRYYAAWWLGKFRVKTAVAVESLMNALEDEEDRAPDGGFPLRRNAAKALGKLDDLRAVEPLINCFECDDYYVRESAAQALEMLGDSRAITPLINLLDNAVEEDKLTDYALSGVIGKPHLNQPYEAIIEALGTLQAKDALNLIKPFLDHPTPKIAYAAARAMYQLTRDDIYGEMLVSALEGEDLQLRRSALMDLGAIGYVKSGEAITETLAENSLKLIAMKGLLEYQIKQDQNSELSPDSIKLMNLMDTLL, from the coding sequence ATGAATACCCCAATATCTATTACCCCAGAAATAGTCATTACTGAAGGTCGTACTGCGATCGCCAATTTAAACCAAAAAGAAGATTTAGGACTAAGATACTATGCCGCTTGGTGGTTAGGAAAATTTCGGGTAAAAACAGCCGTAGCAGTAGAAAGTTTAATGAATGCCCTTGAAGATGAAGAAGATAGAGCTCCCGACGGGGGGTTTCCCTTACGTAGAAATGCCGCCAAAGCCCTGGGCAAACTAGATGATTTGAGGGCAGTTGAGCCTTTAATTAACTGTTTTGAATGCGATGATTATTATGTAAGAGAATCTGCCGCCCAAGCCTTAGAAATGTTAGGAGATTCAAGAGCAATTACACCTCTAATCAATCTTTTAGACAATGCCGTTGAAGAGGATAAACTAACTGATTATGCGTTATCTGGAGTGATTGGAAAACCTCATCTCAATCAACCCTATGAGGCTATTATTGAGGCTTTAGGCACACTTCAGGCTAAAGATGCTCTAAATCTAATTAAACCATTTCTTGATCATCCTACTCCTAAAATCGCTTATGCGGCGGCGAGAGCGATGTATCAGTTAACTCGTGATGATATTTATGGAGAAATGTTAGTAAGTGCATTAGAAGGAGAAGACTTACAATTAAGAAGATCGGCTTTAATGGATTTAGGCGCTATTGGTTATGTAAAATCAGGAGAGGCAATTACAGAGACATTAGCCGAAAATAGCTTAAAATTAATTGCCATGAAAGGATTACTAGAATATCAGATCAAACAAGATCAAAATAGTGAATTGTCTCCTGATAGCATCAAGTTAATGAATTTAATGGACACACTCTTATAA